One part of the Arabidopsis thaliana chromosome 1 sequence genome encodes these proteins:
- the SHH1 gene encoding SAWADEE HOMEODOMAIN protein (BEST Arabidopsis thaliana protein match is: sequence-specific DNA binding transcription factors;sequence-specific DNA binding (TAIR:AT3G18380.1); Has 89 Blast hits to 86 proteins in 16 species: Archae - 0; Bacteria - 0; Metazoa - 0; Fungi - 0; Plants - 89; Viruses - 0; Other Eukaryotes - 0 (source: NCBI BLink).) → MAASDDSSHYFTEFTLSEIVDMENLYKELGDQSLHKDFCQTVASTFSCSVNRNGKSSITWKQVQIWFQEKLKHQSQPKSKTLPSPPLQIHDLSNPSSYASNASNATFVGNSTFVQTRKGKASDLADLAFEAKSARDYAWYDVSSFLTYRVLRTGELEVRVRFSGFDNRHDEWVNVKTSVRERSIPVEPSECGRVNVGDLLLCFQEREDQALYCDGHVLNIKRGIHDHARCNCVFLVRYELDNTEESLGLERICRRPEE, encoded by the exons ATGGCTGCTTCCGATGATTCCTCTCACTATTTCACCGAGTTTACCTTGTCTGAG ATTGTAGACATGGAGAATCTGTATAAGGAGCTCGGTGACCAATCTCTCCACAAAGATTTCTGTCAAACTGTTGCCTCTACTTTTAG TTGTTCTGTGAATCGGAATGGCAAATCCTCTATAACCTGGAAACAG GTACAGATTTGGTTCCAGGAGAAGCTGAAGCATCAAAGccaaccaaaatccaaaactttgCCATCTCCCCCTTTGCAGATTCATGACTTATCTAATCCCAGTTCTTATGCTTCAAATGCCTCAAATGCTACCTTTGTTGGGAATTCTACCTTTGTTCAAACACGAAAAg GCAAGGCCTCTGATTTAGCTGATCTGGCTTTTGAGGCTAAATCAGCGCGGGACTACGCGTG GTATGACGTGTCTTCGTTCCTTACTTATAGAGTTCTTCGCACTGGTGAACTG GAAGTGCGTGTACGGTTTTCTGGGTTCGACAACCGACACGATGAGTGGGTAAACGTCAAAACATCAGTGCGTGAGCGGTCTATTCCTGTAGAACCATCAGAGTGTGGGAGAGTGAACGTTGGAGACCTGCTTCTATGTTTCCAA GAAAGAGAGGATCAAGCACTCTACTGTGATGGTCATGTTTTGAATATCAAGAGAGGGATTCATGATCACGCGAGATGTAACTGCGTGTTTCTTGTTCGCTACGAGCTTGACAATACAGAG GAATCGCTGGGACTAGAAAGAATTTGCCGCCGCCCTGaagagtaa
- the SHH1 gene encoding SAWADEE HOMEODOMAIN protein: MAASDDSSHYFTEFTLSEIVDMENLYKELGDQSLHKDFCQTVASTFSCSVNRNGKSSITWKQVQIWFQEKLKHQSQPKSKTLPSPPLQIHDLSNPSSYASNASNATFVGNSTFVQTRKGKASDLADLAFEAKSARDYAWYDVSSFLTYRVLRTGELEVRVRFSGFDNRHDEWVNVKTSVRERSIPVEPSECGRVNVGDLLLCFQEREDQALYCDGHVLNIKRGIHDHARCNCVFLVRYELDNTEVRRLISAFLLGVGTIDEVLC; the protein is encoded by the exons ATGGCTGCTTCCGATGATTCCTCTCACTATTTCACCGAGTTTACCTTGTCTGAG ATTGTAGACATGGAGAATCTGTATAAGGAGCTCGGTGACCAATCTCTCCACAAAGATTTCTGTCAAACTGTTGCCTCTACTTTTAG TTGTTCTGTGAATCGGAATGGCAAATCCTCTATAACCTGGAAACAG GTACAGATTTGGTTCCAGGAGAAGCTGAAGCATCAAAGccaaccaaaatccaaaactttgCCATCTCCCCCTTTGCAGATTCATGACTTATCTAATCCCAGTTCTTATGCTTCAAATGCCTCAAATGCTACCTTTGTTGGGAATTCTACCTTTGTTCAAACACGAAAAg GCAAGGCCTCTGATTTAGCTGATCTGGCTTTTGAGGCTAAATCAGCGCGGGACTACGCGTG GTATGACGTGTCTTCGTTCCTTACTTATAGAGTTCTTCGCACTGGTGAACTG GAAGTGCGTGTACGGTTTTCTGGGTTCGACAACCGACACGATGAGTGGGTAAACGTCAAAACATCAGTGCGTGAGCGGTCTATTCCTGTAGAACCATCAGAGTGTGGGAGAGTGAACGTTGGAGACCTGCTTCTATGTTTCCAA GAAAGAGAGGATCAAGCACTCTACTGTGATGGTCATGTTTTGAATATCAAGAGAGGGATTCATGATCACGCGAGATGTAACTGCGTGTTTCTTGTTCGCTACGAGCTTGACAATACAGAGGTAAGAAGATTGATCTCAGCCTTTTTGTTGGGTGTGGGAACTATTGACGAAGTTTTGTGTTAA
- the CCMH gene encoding cytochrome c biogenesis protein family (CCMH; CONTAINS InterPro DOMAIN/s: Cytochrome C biogenesis protein CcmH (InterPro:IPR005616); Has 35333 Blast hits to 34131 proteins in 2444 species: Archae - 798; Bacteria - 22429; Metazoa - 974; Fungi - 991; Plants - 531; Viruses - 0; Other Eukaryotes - 9610 (source: NCBI BLink).) gives MEKTDEERKKAQMLDARARNISHNVRCTECGSQSIEDSQADIAILLRQLIRNEIGAGKTDKEIYSKLEDEFGETVLYAPKFDLQTAALWLTPVIIAGGTAAGIVYQKHRLRKNVDIMALNLIRGVPLTPKERVTILDVLIPPSPPPQGVVSRLRRWLNR, from the exons ATGGAGAAAACAGacgaagagaggaagaaggcTCAGATGCTGGACGCTCGGGCCAGAAACATTAGCCACAATGTTCGCTGCACTGAGTGTGGAAGTCAGTCCATTGAAGACTCGCAGGCAGATATCGCTATTCTCCTTAGACAG CTGATCCGTAATGAGATAGGAGCTGGAAAAACTGACAAAGAGATCTACAGTAAGCTGGAGGATGAATTTGGGGAGACAGTGCTTTATGccccaaaatttgatttgcaGACCGCAGCCTTGTGGCTCACACCG GTTATAATTGCTGGAGGTACCGCTGCAGGAATAGTTTACCAGAAGCACAGGCTAAGGAAAAATGTAGACATCATGGCGTTGAACCTTATTAGAGGTGTACCATTGACTCCAAAAGAGAGAGTTACCATTCTTGATGTTCTTATTCCACCTTCCCCTCCTCCTCAGGGAGTTGTTTCCCGATTGAGGAGATGGCTCAACCGGTAG
- a CDS encoding phox (PX) domain-containing protein (Phox-associated domain;Phox-like;Sorting nexin, C-terminal; CONTAINS InterPro DOMAIN/s: PX-associated, sorting nexin 13 (InterPro:IPR013996), Sorting nexin, C-terminal (InterPro:IPR013937), Phox-like (InterPro:IPR001683), Phox-associated domain (InterPro:IPR003114); BEST Arabidopsis thaliana protein match is: Phox-associated domain;Phox-like;Sorting nexin, C-terminal (TAIR:AT2G15900.1).), translated as MSTQKQVVTIRDLVDEAKKRIVIVVICVVGLSYLMSLTSSSVLVNLTPAVLLIILFRYYTLDSEMKRKAAAYTNKPSSSLNAPTLNKTPELPKAAPRSDWRSKVNSQVVEDAIDHFTRHLISEWVLDLWYSRITPDKQGPEELVFIINDVLGELSRRFRNVNLIDLLTRDLIDIICRRVELFRECQAKIERQQRRSLSFEDRDSELRRVMASEDKLHPALFSPESEHKVLQHIVNSLILVTFRPEDLHCAFFHYTVRELFACCVIRPVLNLANPRFINERIEAAVMSRIKTTIRSSAAEEASQSEDLSNVSPDHFSRYMDPSVTGVELVQLKNEQQKNSKKKSATDKQHVKELSKDPLLSMDTRSSRSWNSFPSTSKIGDGSKDPQGHRGGEGWGDVLDMMSQRKTETLAPEHLESVWAKGRNYKKKEGGKVDERVPPRWSSKAGDCNENTVNARESSQRKVVNTDSHLSSYSSAEEDEEQTKSSHSYTSEDEETVTGLNSPGTRVWDGRTKKNLGVSRIHHPLENSGRSLKKTSKGHERYQQVPGHQSGRKRSRISGHIIDDDDSDDSEDGSLTRSYSGMSATSSTSYVSAAESDLPNAPKSSLLVDSFAKLRCEVLGANIVKGSSKMFAVYSVAVTDESNHSWSIKRRFRHFEELHRRLKVFPEYKLHLPPKHFLSTGVDIPVIQERCVLLDEYIKKLLQLQRISGSIEVWDFLSVDSQTYAFSSSFSIIETLTVKPVNKTSTVATNIASMTQAAPGPLPRRENLSSENGISGQNMRNNVMVDDVKSKVKNLGNDHVKTPDVDVRNRKENGGLKVGTQHADDVACAGLPTEWVPPKLTLPLLDLVDVVFQLQEGGWIRRKAFWVAKQILQLGMGDALDDWVLEKICLLRRGTVVASGIQRVEQILWPDGVFMTKHPKRQQQSSISEEEQKQEAERRAKFVHELMIEKAPATIVSLIGQKEYEQCAEDLYFFLQVNIPLDFRFVRCLHAFDDFIVKIILVSVISVFEAIGV; from the exons ATGAGCACCCAGAAGCAAGTGGTGACTATTCGGGACCTGGTAGATGAAGCCAAGAAACGAATTGTAATCGTGGTCATATGCGTCGTCGGACTTTCCTACCTCATGTCCC TGACAAGTTCATCGGTTTTGGTTAACCTTACTCCTGCTGTGTTATTGATCATCCTTTTTCGTTATTACACTCTCGATagtgaaatgaaaagaaaagctgCAGCTTACACCAACAAGCCATCGTCGTCTCTGAATGCACCAACTCTAAACAAAACACCTGAACTCCCTAAAGCAGCTCCACGGTCTGACTGGAGAAGCAAAGTGAACTCTCAAGTCGTTGAGGATGCAATTGATCACTTTACTCGTCACCTCATTTCTGAATGGGTTCTGGATCTTTGGTACTCTCGAATTACACCGGATAAGCAAGGTCCTGAAGAACTGGTGTTTATTATTAACGATGTTCTTGGGGAACTTTCACGGCGGTTTAGAAATGTAAATCTTATTGATCTATTGACAAG GGATTTGATTGATATTATATGTCGCCGTGTGGAGCTTTTCCGCGAGTGTCAAGCAAAGATTGAGAGACAACAAAGGAGAAGCCTCAGTTTTGAAGACAGAGACTCAGAACTAAGACGTGTGATGGCCAGTGAAGATAAATTGCACCCTGCTTTGTTCTCTCCTGAATCCGAGCATAAG GTTCTGCAACATATAGTGAACAGTCTCATTTTAGTAACATTTAGGCCAGAGGATCTGCACTGTGCTTTTTTCCACTATACCGTGAGGGAGCTTTTTGCTTGCTGTGTGATCCGACCAGTCCTAAACCTAGCCAATCCTCG GTTCATAAATGAGAGGATTGAAGCTGCTGTAATGTCAAGGATAAAGACTACTATCAGATCTAGTGCTGCAGAAGAGGCTTCTCAGTCTGAAGATCTCTCAAATGTTTCTCCTGATCATTTTTCTAGATATATGGACCCCTCTGTCACAGGTGTTGAGCTTGTGCAGTTGAAAAATGAACAgcaaaaaaattctaaaaagaaaagcGCTACAGATAAACAGCATGTAAAAGAGCTCTCTAAAGATCCATTGCTTTCTATGGACACTCGATCTTCCCGATCGTGGAACTCTTTCCCCTCAACATCCAAAATAGGTGATGGTAGTAAAGATCCTCAAGGACATCGAGGAGGAGAGGGTTGGGGTGACGTGTTAGACATGATGTCACAAAGGAAAACTGAGACCCTTGCTCCTGAGCATCTTGAAAGCGTGTGggcaaaaggaagaaactatAAAAAGAAGGAAGGTGGGAAAGTTGATGAGCGCGTGCCCCCGAGATGGTCTAGCAAGGCTGGTGACTGCAATGAAAACACTGTGAATGCAAGAGAGTCCAGTCAGCGTAAAGTTGTAAATACAGACAGTCATTTATCAAGTTATTCCTCTGCTGAAGAGGATGAGGAGCAAACAAAGAGTAGTCATTCTTATACATCCGAGGATGAGGAAACGGTAACAGGTCTAAACAGTCCTGGGACTCGTGTCTGGGATGGTCGAACGAAGAAAAATCTTGGTGTTTCACGGATACACCATCCACTTGAAAATTCAGGCCGTTCTTTAAAAAAGACCAGTAAAGGGCATGAACGTTATCAGCAAGTACCCGGTCATCAATCTGGCAGGAAGAGATCCAGAATTTCTGGTCATATTATAGACGATGATGATAGTGATGATTCTGAAGATGGTTCTTTGACTAGATCATACAGTGGAATGTCTGCAACGTCATCTACATCATACGTTTCAGCGGCAGAAAGTGACCTTCCCAATGCCCCTAAAAGTTCTTTGTTGGTTGATTCCTTTGCGAAGTTGAGATGTGAG GTTCTGGGTGCCAATATTGTGAAGGGTAGTTCTAAGATGTTTGCTGTGTATTCAGTTGCAGTCACAGATGAAAGTAATCATAGCTGGTCTATCAAAAGAAG ATTTCGACATTTTGAGGAGCTTCACCGACGGCTAAAAGTGTTTCCTGAGTACAAACTTCATTTACCGCCAAAGCATTTCCTATCAACAGGCGTGGACATACCTGTTATCCAAGAGCGATGTGTACTACTTGACGAGTATATCAAG AAGCTTTTGCAGCTACAACGAATTTCAGGATCAATTGAAGTTTGGGACTTCCTCAGTGTGGATTCTCAG ACTTATGCGTTCTCAAGTTCCTTCTCAATCATTGAGACGCTAACAG TTAAACCTGTCAATAAGACATCTACTGTCGCTACAAATATAGCAAGTATGACTCAGGCAGCACCAGGTCCGCTTCCTCGGAGGGAAAATCTGAGTTCTGAGAATGGGATATCGGGTCAAAATATGAGGAATAACGTTATGGTGGATGATGTAAAGTCAAAAGTGAAAAATCTTGGAAATGATCATGTGAAGACACCTGATGTAGATGTGAGAAACCGCAAAGAGAATGGCGGGCTAAAAGTGGGTACTCAACATGCCGATGATGTGGCCTGCGCTGGCCTGCCCACCGAG TGGGTTCCTCCAAAGCTAACATTACCCTTGCTAGACTTAGTAGATGTTGTCTTTCAACTCCAGGAGGGTGGGTGGATCAG GCGGAAAGCTTTTTGGGTTGCCAAACAGATACTTCAACTTGGGATGGGGGACGCATTGGACGATTGGGTACTTGAAAAAATTTGTCTTTTGCGGCGGGGAACTGTAGTTGCTTCTGGAATTCAACGGGTTGAACAG ATACTATGGCCGGATGGTGTATTCATGACAAAGCATCCAAAAAGGCAGCAACAATCCAGCATTTCTGAAGAGGAGCAGAaacaagaagcagagagaCGAGCAAAGTTTGTTCATGAGCTGATGATCG AAAAAGCCCCAGCTACTATAGTGAGTCTTATAGGACAAAAGGAGTATGAACAATGTGCAGAAGATCTTTACTTTTTCCTTCAGGTAAACATTCCACTTGATTTCAGGTTTGTGCGATGCTTACATGCATTTGATGATTTCATTGTTAAAATTATTCTTGTTTCAGTCATCAGTGTGTTTGAAGCAATTGGCGTTTGA
- a CDS encoding phox (PX) domain-containing protein (Phox-associated domain;Phox-like;Sorting nexin, C-terminal; CONTAINS InterPro DOMAIN/s: Phox-like (InterPro:IPR001683), Phox-associated domain (InterPro:IPR003114); BEST Arabidopsis thaliana protein match is: Phox-associated domain;Phox-like;Sorting nexin, C-terminal (TAIR:AT2G15900.1); Has 583 Blast hits to 560 proteins in 162 species: Archae - 0; Bacteria - 8; Metazoa - 268; Fungi - 113; Plants - 135; Viruses - 0; Other Eukaryotes - 59 (source: NCBI BLink).), which produces MSTQKQVVTIRDLVDEAKKRIVIVVICVVGLSYLMSLTSSSVLVNLTPAVLLIILFRYYTLDSEMKRKAAAYTNKPSSSLNAPTLNKTPELPKAAPRSDWRSKVNSQVVEDAIDHFTRHLISEWVLDLWYSRITPDKQGPEELVFIINDVLGELSRRFRNVNLIDLLTRDLIDIICRRVELFRECQAKIERQQRRSLSFEDRDSELRRVMASEDKLHPALFSPESEHKVLQHIVNSLILVTFRPEDLHCAFFHYTVRELFACCVIRPVLNLANPRFINERIEAAVMSRIKTTIRSSAAEEASQSEDLSNVSPDHFSRYMDPSVTGVELVQLKNEQQKNSKKKSATDKQHVKELSKDPLLSMDTRSSRSWNSFPSTSKIGDGSKDPQGHRGGEGWGDVLDMMSQRKTETLAPEHLESVWAKGRNYKKKEGGKVDERVPPRWSSKAGDCNENTVNARESSQRKVVNTDSHLSSYSSAEEDEEQTKSSHSYTSEDEETVTGLNSPGTRVWDGRTKKNLGVSRIHHPLENSGRSLKKTSKGHERYQQVPGHQSGRKRSRISGHIIDDDDSDDSEDGSLTRSYSGMSATSSTSYVSAAESDLPNAPKSSLLVDSFAKLRCEVLGANIVKGSSKMFAVYSVAVTDESNHSWSIKRRFRHFEELHRRLKVFPEYKLHLPPKHFLSTGVDIPVIQERCVLLDEYIKVKRHVSCF; this is translated from the exons ATGAGCACCCAGAAGCAAGTGGTGACTATTCGGGACCTGGTAGATGAAGCCAAGAAACGAATTGTAATCGTGGTCATATGCGTCGTCGGACTTTCCTACCTCATGTCCC TGACAAGTTCATCGGTTTTGGTTAACCTTACTCCTGCTGTGTTATTGATCATCCTTTTTCGTTATTACACTCTCGATagtgaaatgaaaagaaaagctgCAGCTTACACCAACAAGCCATCGTCGTCTCTGAATGCACCAACTCTAAACAAAACACCTGAACTCCCTAAAGCAGCTCCACGGTCTGACTGGAGAAGCAAAGTGAACTCTCAAGTCGTTGAGGATGCAATTGATCACTTTACTCGTCACCTCATTTCTGAATGGGTTCTGGATCTTTGGTACTCTCGAATTACACCGGATAAGCAAGGTCCTGAAGAACTGGTGTTTATTATTAACGATGTTCTTGGGGAACTTTCACGGCGGTTTAGAAATGTAAATCTTATTGATCTATTGACAAG GGATTTGATTGATATTATATGTCGCCGTGTGGAGCTTTTCCGCGAGTGTCAAGCAAAGATTGAGAGACAACAAAGGAGAAGCCTCAGTTTTGAAGACAGAGACTCAGAACTAAGACGTGTGATGGCCAGTGAAGATAAATTGCACCCTGCTTTGTTCTCTCCTGAATCCGAGCATAAG GTTCTGCAACATATAGTGAACAGTCTCATTTTAGTAACATTTAGGCCAGAGGATCTGCACTGTGCTTTTTTCCACTATACCGTGAGGGAGCTTTTTGCTTGCTGTGTGATCCGACCAGTCCTAAACCTAGCCAATCCTCG GTTCATAAATGAGAGGATTGAAGCTGCTGTAATGTCAAGGATAAAGACTACTATCAGATCTAGTGCTGCAGAAGAGGCTTCTCAGTCTGAAGATCTCTCAAATGTTTCTCCTGATCATTTTTCTAGATATATGGACCCCTCTGTCACAGGTGTTGAGCTTGTGCAGTTGAAAAATGAACAgcaaaaaaattctaaaaagaaaagcGCTACAGATAAACAGCATGTAAAAGAGCTCTCTAAAGATCCATTGCTTTCTATGGACACTCGATCTTCCCGATCGTGGAACTCTTTCCCCTCAACATCCAAAATAGGTGATGGTAGTAAAGATCCTCAAGGACATCGAGGAGGAGAGGGTTGGGGTGACGTGTTAGACATGATGTCACAAAGGAAAACTGAGACCCTTGCTCCTGAGCATCTTGAAAGCGTGTGggcaaaaggaagaaactatAAAAAGAAGGAAGGTGGGAAAGTTGATGAGCGCGTGCCCCCGAGATGGTCTAGCAAGGCTGGTGACTGCAATGAAAACACTGTGAATGCAAGAGAGTCCAGTCAGCGTAAAGTTGTAAATACAGACAGTCATTTATCAAGTTATTCCTCTGCTGAAGAGGATGAGGAGCAAACAAAGAGTAGTCATTCTTATACATCCGAGGATGAGGAAACGGTAACAGGTCTAAACAGTCCTGGGACTCGTGTCTGGGATGGTCGAACGAAGAAAAATCTTGGTGTTTCACGGATACACCATCCACTTGAAAATTCAGGCCGTTCTTTAAAAAAGACCAGTAAAGGGCATGAACGTTATCAGCAAGTACCCGGTCATCAATCTGGCAGGAAGAGATCCAGAATTTCTGGTCATATTATAGACGATGATGATAGTGATGATTCTGAAGATGGTTCTTTGACTAGATCATACAGTGGAATGTCTGCAACGTCATCTACATCATACGTTTCAGCGGCAGAAAGTGACCTTCCCAATGCCCCTAAAAGTTCTTTGTTGGTTGATTCCTTTGCGAAGTTGAGATGTGAG GTTCTGGGTGCCAATATTGTGAAGGGTAGTTCTAAGATGTTTGCTGTGTATTCAGTTGCAGTCACAGATGAAAGTAATCATAGCTGGTCTATCAAAAGAAG ATTTCGACATTTTGAGGAGCTTCACCGACGGCTAAAAGTGTTTCCTGAGTACAAACTTCATTTACCGCCAAAGCATTTCCTATCAACAGGCGTGGACATACCTGTTATCCAAGAGCGATGTGTACTACTTGACGAGTATATCAAGGTCAAACGCCATGTCTCTTGTTTTTAA
- a CDS encoding uncharacterized protein (unknown protein; FUNCTIONS IN: molecular_function unknown; INVOLVED IN: biological_process unknown; LOCATED IN: cellular_component unknown; EXPRESSED IN: 24 plant structures; EXPRESSED DURING: 15 growth stages; Has 26 Blast hits to 26 proteins in 12 species: Archae - 0; Bacteria - 0; Metazoa - 0; Fungi - 0; Plants - 26; Viruses - 0; Other Eukaryotes - 0 (source: NCBI BLink).) yields the protein MEATKERVGLLDTILPPALADAGLEDCALPPESIQEAFRKAANAVKSRAASIFDHEEEDGCLADPIPETADKIIVGGDNERDTGPCLAGKGIEKLAESKQAGDLVVAGEGEEGKSCVDGLKDLDVEGIERSSEKKDQSDEDEEEEMKPILVEGFV from the coding sequence ATGGAGGCTACGAAAGAAAGAGTTGGCTTGCTCGATACGATCCTCCCGCCGGCACTTGCAGACGCCGGTCTCGAGGATTGTGCTCTGCCGCCGGAATCTATTCAGGAAGCATTTCGCAAAGCCGCTAACGCCGTGAAGTCTCGCGCAGCGTCGATATTCGACCACGAGGAGGAAGACGGTTGTTTAGCGGATCCTATTCCGGAAACTGCAGACAAGATTATCGTTGGAGGAGACAATGAAAGGGATACTGGGCCGTGTTTAGCTGGAAAAGGCATTGAGAAGTTGGCTGAATCGAAACAGGCCGGAGATTTGGTGGTGGCTggcgaaggagaagaagggaAGAGCTGCGTTGATGGTTTGAAGGATCTAGATGTTGAAGGTATTGAGAGAAGCAGTGAGAAGAAGGATCAgagtgatgaagatgaagaagaggagatgAAACCGATCTTGGTTGAAGGATTTGTCTGA
- the SHH1 gene encoding SAWADEE HOMEODOMAIN protein (BEST Arabidopsis thaliana protein match is: sequence-specific DNA binding transcription factors;sequence-specific DNA binding (TAIR:AT3G18380.1); Has 89 Blast hits to 86 proteins in 16 species: Archae - 0; Bacteria - 0; Metazoa - 0; Fungi - 0; Plants - 89; Viruses - 0; Other Eukaryotes - 0 (source: NCBI BLink).), which translates to MAASDDSSHYFTEFTLSEIVDMENLYKELGDQSLHKDFCQTVASTFSCSVNRNGKSSITWKQVQIWFQEKLKHQSQPKSKTLPSPPLQIHDLSNPSSYASNASNATFVGNSTFVQTRKGKASDLADLAFEAKSARDYAWYDVSSFLTYRVLRTGELVSFFSFV; encoded by the exons ATGGCTGCTTCCGATGATTCCTCTCACTATTTCACCGAGTTTACCTTGTCTGAG ATTGTAGACATGGAGAATCTGTATAAGGAGCTCGGTGACCAATCTCTCCACAAAGATTTCTGTCAAACTGTTGCCTCTACTTTTAG TTGTTCTGTGAATCGGAATGGCAAATCCTCTATAACCTGGAAACAG GTACAGATTTGGTTCCAGGAGAAGCTGAAGCATCAAAGccaaccaaaatccaaaactttgCCATCTCCCCCTTTGCAGATTCATGACTTATCTAATCCCAGTTCTTATGCTTCAAATGCCTCAAATGCTACCTTTGTTGGGAATTCTACCTTTGTTCAAACACGAAAAg GCAAGGCCTCTGATTTAGCTGATCTGGCTTTTGAGGCTAAATCAGCGCGGGACTACGCGTG GTATGACGTGTCTTCGTTCCTTACTTATAGAGTTCTTCGCACTGGTGAACTGGTaagctttttctcttttgtttaa
- the SHH1 gene encoding SAWADEE HOMEODOMAIN protein (BEST Arabidopsis thaliana protein match is: sequence-specific DNA binding transcription factors;sequence-specific DNA binding (TAIR:AT3G18380.1); Has 35333 Blast hits to 34131 proteins in 2444 species: Archae - 798; Bacteria - 22429; Metazoa - 974; Fungi - 991; Plants - 531; Viruses - 0; Other Eukaryotes - 9610 (source: NCBI BLink).) has protein sequence MAASDDSSHYFTEFTLSEIVDMENLYKELGDQSLHKDFCQTVASTFSCSVNRNGKSSITWKQVQIWFQEKLKHQSQPKSKTLPSPPLQIHDLSNPSSYASNASNATFVGNSTFVQTRKGKASDLADLAFEAKSARDYAWYDVSSFLTYRVLRTGELEVRVRFSGFDNRHDEWVNVKTSVRERSIPVEPSECGRVNVGDLLLCFQEREDQALYCDGHVLNIKRGIHDHARCNCVFLVRYELDNTECMFRNRWD, from the exons ATGGCTGCTTCCGATGATTCCTCTCACTATTTCACCGAGTTTACCTTGTCTGAG ATTGTAGACATGGAGAATCTGTATAAGGAGCTCGGTGACCAATCTCTCCACAAAGATTTCTGTCAAACTGTTGCCTCTACTTTTAG TTGTTCTGTGAATCGGAATGGCAAATCCTCTATAACCTGGAAACAG GTACAGATTTGGTTCCAGGAGAAGCTGAAGCATCAAAGccaaccaaaatccaaaactttgCCATCTCCCCCTTTGCAGATTCATGACTTATCTAATCCCAGTTCTTATGCTTCAAATGCCTCAAATGCTACCTTTGTTGGGAATTCTACCTTTGTTCAAACACGAAAAg GCAAGGCCTCTGATTTAGCTGATCTGGCTTTTGAGGCTAAATCAGCGCGGGACTACGCGTG GTATGACGTGTCTTCGTTCCTTACTTATAGAGTTCTTCGCACTGGTGAACTG GAAGTGCGTGTACGGTTTTCTGGGTTCGACAACCGACACGATGAGTGGGTAAACGTCAAAACATCAGTGCGTGAGCGGTCTATTCCTGTAGAACCATCAGAGTGTGGGAGAGTGAACGTTGGAGACCTGCTTCTATGTTTCCAA GAAAGAGAGGATCAAGCACTCTACTGTGATGGTCATGTTTTGAATATCAAGAGAGGGATTCATGATCACGCGAGATGTAACTGCGTGTTTCTTGTTCGCTACGAGCTTGACAATACAGAG TGTATGTTCAGGAATCGCTGGGACTAG